Genomic window (Vigna radiata var. radiata cultivar VC1973A chromosome 1, Vradiata_ver6, whole genome shotgun sequence):
aaagaaaaaaactcatataattaaaaaaccaaaaagagATCATAACAATTAATAAGAACTGCATGAAATTGATCAATTTAATTTGAGCTTAAATCTACTCTTCTTTTAAAATAGAGACTTagatagatataaataaaaaatattgtactGCATCATACATTAGATAGTTactatgtaatattttaaactacTCAATTACTTTTAGATGTTTTCAcacaaaaataatgattatcACTTCgtaatttcaaaatcaaattattgaaCAATATTAACACGTGGAAAAGAGCTAAAGTTTGATAactaatgttatatttatttgtcaTCATTTATCTAAgctcaataatattattagattCTATATCAATGTTCAATCTTATGTattcttatataataaatttcatatataattactaATTTCCCAAAATTAAACCcttgataatttcttttaaattgtatatGAGACAGATagatatacataaaataaagtCATGCTCAGTTCCGTAGTAATTTCAATCCAGTCATATATTGTGGGCTATATACATGTAGATATTTAATTACCAGTAATTagcctaattaatataatatcttcTATATAGGGTCATGTAGACTAATTAATATTGGCGATAGAAGAGTAATATATAAGTCTATACTTTTAAACGATTAAACTTAATTTGTTTAGGTAACTAGTttcatattgattttttttaataattttaataaagtataaGAGTaggatgaatatatatatatatatatatatatatatatatatatatatatatatatatatatatattatttctaaaagcATACTAAGTAAAAATACATAATGAATATTTGTAAGTAAATATCTTTGGCCTATACATTTATAAATAGTTCTAAATCCATGCAATTTTCCAACAAACCATTACAAAACCCTAAACTCCTTAGTAATGGCTCTTAATCTTTTAACATTTTCAAtctccttctttcttttatttgtaatgaAGCCATTTCCAATTGTTGAGCCAAAATTTTCAGAACATTCATTCACCAAAACACTTCGAAACTTAAGAGGTATCAAAAAGGGACAAAGGATGAGAGGCATGATCGAACTCAAGAGCTACCTCAACAAATTTGGCTACCTAAACAACTATTCTCACAACAATCACTTCGACCAAAACGTGGAGGTTGCTCTTAAAGAGTACCAAGTGTTCCATCACCTACGTGCCACAGGTCACATGGATGCCGAAACCTTAAGGAAAATGAGCCTCCCACGTTGTGGAGTACCCGACGTTGTCACCCCACACGACAACCTTAAAGGGTTGGCAATTCTTGCAAACTATAGCTTCTTTCGAGGATCACCAAGATGGGAAGAATCAAAGAGGGCACTAACCTATAGATTTGTGTCAAGTACTAACGTTTTGAGAATGGATCTTGTGAGGTTTGCAGTGAACAATGCCTTCCAAAGTTGGTCAAGAGTGAGTGACTTCACATTCACTGAGATTCcatttcaaaatagttttagtTCTTACTTCTATCCTAATTTTAACCCTAAGCCTAACGTAGCCATAGGATTTCACCGTCGAGACCATGGAGATGGGCACCCGTTTGATGGGCCGGGTCGGGTTTTGGCCCATACGTTTGCACCACAAGATGGGAGGTTACACTTAGATGCTGATGAGTCATGGATTAGTGGCCCTAGAGGTGAAAGTATCGAGTCAGGTGAGAATGTGGGTTGGGAATGGGTTTGGGGCTTGGGTTGGCGGAGAAAAGTGGCTCCAAGGGCAAGAAGTAGTGAAATTGATTTAGAAACAGTGACGTTGCATGAAATAGGTCATCTTTTAGGACTTGGACATAGTAGTGTTCGAGACTCAATCATGTACCCTAGTTACGAAGGAGTGAGAAGACATTTAAGTAAAGATGATAAAGATGGTATAGCAGCTTTATATGGTTATCAAAATAtaacttgattttgatatatgttattattaatgattttcaatcgataaaagatataatagccattttttcatttgttttttttttttgtcaaaaagcTTAATCTAGTCTGTATAAAGAAAATTGGATTGTTCAATAACAAGAAAAGACTGGGTTGATAGTTTTTATATAACTTCATCAATTCCTcgattttgaaatttttcttgaaacatTTGATtaatgagttggaatttttgtaaaattaaaaaaaaaaaacaattgcaataaagatagagaaagaaaaattgctCAAAACATTTTAGATTAATTCGAATGAACTAATTCtgtgtaatttcttttttactattttgaaaatgtttatattaCCACACTTCATATGGGATACATCAATCACATTTTAAGATGATAACCTACACTTTCCTTTAACAATCctcatgagaaaaaaaaaataaagagatgaAAAAGCAAACTAAAACACTAATAGATGTatcataaaaaaagtatatatcaCCTCACTATGATGTTGAATCATAAATAAGTGGAATGATGAGTAATCAAGCATAAAGTTCACTATACATATTtccaaatgatttttttaaacaagAGAGTGTTTTTCGAGATAAAAGCTTAGAgagatttttttaatgttgtataTAAGAAATAACTTGTAAGAATAATTCATCCTTTTGACGATGGATATctcataaaatcatttttaggAAACATATCATAGAATACATAATCAATTGTGGcttaagtaataatttttttttcatttttcaagaattttataattattaatagaaattatCGACAAAAATTAATTGACGAAAAATAAAGCTATATTTTACCGaagatttttaaacattttattatcaCATGTTTGCATCAATGATATAtgtactaaattaaaatttgtattactaataattatatttgattattctATTACGTAGTTGATTATTTGTACAAATAAGGTTTTGGCCTCTAGAAACGATAATCAAATTATACCATGCAATAAACAAGATTAATTCTacttaacataaatattatttatattgatttcgAAAACTTGATTATaaacacataatcaattataaaaaagattattcaattatcaataaaagtggtattttaaaataaaacgtgtcgttaaaatcataattaatttttagtaacaataatgaattattaacatataataattgattaaaatgttcataaaagcttttgtaaaataagttttaaaaataatttttccctttttataaaCTTGTGGTAACTTATGATTATTTATCATAGGTATTATCTTTATTACATTATAGAAAATACTATTTTTGAAGGCAGTTGCTCCCTCCACTTCTCcaaacttctttaattttttttttaattataaaaatatctttttttactttaactatatttcttttttttttttaatcctaaATTCCTATCTCAATTTCACTCTCTCATGTAGTTCCACACCCCTACCATCACTCCCACATTACCCCTCAGACCCTCGAACACACCAAACGGATCTCCTGTCGAAACGGTGCATTCCCTCTCTTTAAAACAAACACCAAGTattatttctctctctcaattTCTCCCACTAAAACACTATATTTATATGGAAGCGTCGAAATACTTCGTCGGAGGCTATTTTGCGGCCAGAGGAGCTGACCAATTCTCTCAGCAGGATAAGCGCCACGCTAACCAAAAAAACGGTGAGTCTTTCGCCATTGATGACCTCCTCGACTTCTCCCAGACCGACGCAATTATGTCTGATAGTTTCTTTGGCAGTGTAGTCGGGAACTCCACCGACTCCTCCACCGTCACTGTTGTTGACAGCTGCAACTCCTCAATTTCGGGCAGCGACAACCGCTTCGCCGCAGCCATTGTCCCTCGGCTACGCCGGTGATCCTCAATTCTTCGGAGAACTCTGCGTTCCGGTGAGTAATTCTCCGAGCTTGACCATTGGATGATGGAATAAACAGATAATTGTGATGATTtgagtttaaattaaattcgtttgttgtttttgaaattgaattttctcttcTCATGATTTTGTGACAATACGATGATACGACAAAACTGGAATGGCTCTCGAACTTAATTAAGGACTCGTTCTCTGCCGAGGAGGAGTTGAAAACGCTACAGCTGCTTCCGG
Coding sequences:
- the LOC106754918 gene encoding metalloendoproteinase 1-like; this encodes MALNLLTFSISFFLLFVMKPFPIVEPKFSEHSFTKTLRNLRGIKKGQRMRGMIELKSYLNKFGYLNNYSHNNHFDQNVEVALKEYQVFHHLRATGHMDAETLRKMSLPRCGVPDVVTPHDNLKGLAILANYSFFRGSPRWEESKRALTYRFVSSTNVLRMDLVRFAVNNAFQSWSRVSDFTFTEIPFQNSFSSYFYPNFNPKPNVAIGFHRRDHGDGHPFDGPGRVLAHTFAPQDGRLHLDADESWISGPRGESIESGENVGWEWVWGLGWRRKVAPRARSSEIDLETVTLHEIGHLLGLGHSSVRDSIMYPSYEGVRRHLSKDDKDGIAALYGYQNIT